A single genomic interval of Aureliella helgolandensis harbors:
- a CDS encoding glycosyltransferase: MLNTHSSRVRHASMILAVIATFIYISYRAFTLNLDGWYASFASISLYLAEIYGCGLMFLYFFQIWEIVEPEAVPPLDDRSVDVFIPTYNEDPELLRGTISAAISLDYPHKTYVLDDGNRAEVAALAMELGALYINRETNLHAKAGNLNHAMEITHGEFVVIFDADHVSRRDFITRLLGYFSDDKMGFVQTPHSFYNFDNFHGILDYKKQQYWEEGELFYNVIQPGKNYWNAVSFCGSAAMFRRSALEDVGLVATETITEDMHTGLRMHARGWKSLFVNERMVSGQAATDVTTFNTQRLRWGEGNLGVFAYDNPITMPGLTLAQRLGYVGSMLSWTTGIQKLQLYIAPMLMLLTGVPPVAELSWTLGIITVVYMMTIWTAVKITGNGHGHLMGTELTHMASFWTQIVSTYRAIFKRKKTTFVVTSKRGRQTNRIRKFILPQCLYIAGSALSIAWASTMYSVGLSHDLNGLIVGSILLLIQSWFAWQVIRRALRMMDEVGRAWRHPCAVNVEYTYVDEEGGSHTGHGVSCDLNEQGLGFHAFEVIPNEHEVEVVISAMGVAAHCRGKIHYKSQMIKSVSRRDGNVQSWRYGLQFIEPSSACLASVWRLCSDYATARMYDQFEARKRHKSTDSIERVLVNSTFAEQRVNLPLVLQLPDGERISTVTEGLSPNGCMFLIDRSPAVGQELNLELITPLGVVTSTATVTGIKQVCLGATALEFPELQFGKFVAESRSLLLSLCTASKQNAIAQVVTLRPPEKRLPNARPAILTGLTSLAAAILAIVFTLSWHRDALLISRASHSTQVSPGMRDKLAQMVNDLVNDPAADEARIVELHGILWQLKDKEGLAKLDELLLQREVETFSARLCRAQTLDNVRRYAEAERIYNLMMPVLDAPKNREHRQDLLLSAARNQANLNNTTAAIALLDQIDRTVLTKNSALRREYAGLLVEGDRPAQAIDLLAQNPHPELEELRMLGTIYSSLGEFPNAVAAYEQILASHEGGIETQVALAENAMWGKDYPLAISTFQEVLRQDATNHQALENIAFAFLWSGDGKRALDAWEQLLAKVPHRLDYQLAFAQSMQLVGSGFTEQQIDLVKFIAGEVVATPNNEMMTETLVNVLSQLGQPQLLMPLLTSLVERQPDRIKLRLQLVNLLKASGQFELADQHLEMLVSATSGVEAAPALRYVTTPAPGFERAQ, from the coding sequence ATGTTGAATACCCACAGTTCAAGAGTGCGACACGCGTCGATGATCCTGGCGGTCATTGCCACGTTTATCTACATCAGTTACCGCGCCTTCACGCTCAATCTCGATGGATGGTATGCTTCCTTCGCTTCGATCTCGCTTTACCTAGCGGAGATTTACGGATGCGGATTGATGTTCCTCTATTTTTTCCAAATCTGGGAAATCGTGGAACCCGAAGCAGTGCCACCTCTGGACGATCGATCGGTGGATGTCTTTATTCCAACCTACAACGAGGATCCAGAGCTATTGCGGGGGACCATCTCAGCCGCAATATCACTCGACTATCCCCACAAGACATACGTCTTGGATGATGGGAACCGGGCAGAAGTCGCCGCCTTAGCCATGGAGTTGGGCGCCCTCTATATCAATCGCGAAACGAATTTGCACGCCAAAGCGGGCAATCTCAATCATGCCATGGAAATTACCCATGGTGAGTTTGTCGTCATCTTCGATGCTGACCACGTGTCGCGTCGAGACTTTATTACCCGGTTGTTGGGCTATTTTTCCGACGACAAAATGGGGTTCGTGCAAACGCCCCACTCGTTCTACAACTTCGACAACTTTCATGGAATTCTGGATTACAAAAAACAGCAGTACTGGGAAGAAGGCGAGCTGTTTTACAACGTCATTCAACCCGGCAAGAACTATTGGAATGCTGTTTCCTTTTGTGGTAGCGCCGCCATGTTCCGCCGTTCTGCGCTGGAAGACGTTGGCCTAGTTGCCACTGAAACCATTACCGAGGATATGCACACGGGCTTGCGAATGCACGCCCGCGGATGGAAGTCTCTCTTTGTCAATGAACGGATGGTCAGTGGCCAAGCAGCCACCGATGTGACCACCTTCAACACTCAACGACTGCGTTGGGGCGAAGGCAACCTGGGCGTATTTGCCTACGACAATCCCATTACCATGCCGGGCCTGACATTGGCGCAGCGATTGGGGTACGTCGGTTCGATGCTGAGCTGGACCACAGGCATTCAGAAACTGCAGCTGTATATCGCCCCCATGCTGATGCTGCTCACGGGCGTGCCGCCCGTGGCGGAGTTAAGTTGGACCCTGGGAATCATCACTGTAGTCTACATGATGACCATTTGGACGGCGGTCAAGATTACCGGCAACGGTCACGGCCACTTGATGGGAACCGAGCTGACGCATATGGCGTCCTTCTGGACCCAGATTGTCTCGACCTATCGAGCTATTTTCAAACGCAAGAAAACCACGTTTGTGGTAACCAGCAAGCGTGGGCGGCAAACCAACCGTATTCGCAAATTCATTCTACCTCAGTGTCTGTACATCGCTGGCAGCGCGCTGTCGATCGCTTGGGCTTCCACCATGTACAGCGTGGGGCTAAGCCATGATCTCAACGGTTTGATCGTTGGCTCCATTTTGCTCCTGATCCAATCCTGGTTTGCATGGCAAGTCATCCGTCGTGCGCTAAGAATGATGGATGAAGTTGGACGGGCCTGGCGCCACCCTTGCGCAGTCAACGTTGAGTACACCTATGTCGATGAAGAGGGGGGTTCCCATACCGGCCACGGTGTGAGTTGCGACCTTAACGAGCAAGGCTTAGGCTTCCATGCCTTCGAAGTCATCCCGAATGAACACGAGGTCGAGGTCGTCATATCAGCGATGGGGGTCGCCGCGCACTGTCGTGGCAAGATTCATTACAAATCGCAAATGATCAAGTCGGTTTCGCGTCGCGATGGAAATGTCCAAAGCTGGCGATACGGATTGCAATTCATCGAACCCAGTTCTGCTTGCCTAGCTTCCGTGTGGCGACTCTGCTCCGATTATGCAACCGCTCGCATGTATGATCAATTCGAAGCTCGCAAACGCCACAAGTCCACCGACTCGATCGAGCGAGTTTTGGTCAACAGCACCTTTGCCGAACAGCGAGTCAATCTGCCTTTGGTGTTGCAGCTCCCCGACGGGGAAAGAATTTCGACGGTCACCGAAGGCTTGTCCCCCAATGGCTGCATGTTTTTAATTGACCGCAGTCCCGCCGTCGGCCAGGAATTGAATCTGGAACTCATTACCCCGCTTGGAGTCGTCACCAGCACGGCGACGGTGACGGGAATTAAGCAAGTGTGCCTGGGTGCCACCGCACTTGAATTTCCAGAGTTGCAGTTTGGGAAATTTGTGGCTGAATCGCGCAGCCTGCTCCTCTCCCTGTGCACCGCTAGCAAACAGAATGCTATTGCTCAGGTCGTAACCCTGAGGCCCCCTGAAAAGCGATTGCCGAATGCGCGACCAGCGATTCTAACCGGGCTTACGTCGTTGGCTGCCGCCATATTGGCAATCGTCTTTACCCTCTCTTGGCATCGAGACGCGTTGCTCATCTCACGCGCAAGCCACTCGACCCAAGTGTCGCCCGGAATGCGCGACAAACTAGCACAAATGGTCAATGATTTAGTCAACGACCCCGCAGCCGATGAGGCGCGGATTGTGGAGCTGCACGGGATTCTGTGGCAACTCAAGGACAAAGAGGGCTTAGCAAAGTTGGACGAGCTCTTGCTTCAGCGCGAGGTAGAAACGTTTTCGGCTCGACTTTGCCGTGCCCAAACGCTCGATAACGTGCGACGCTACGCGGAAGCAGAGCGAATCTACAATTTGATGATGCCCGTCTTGGATGCACCCAAAAATCGAGAACACCGGCAAGACCTCTTGCTCTCGGCGGCCAGGAATCAAGCCAATCTCAACAATACTACGGCGGCCATTGCACTGCTCGATCAGATCGATCGCACAGTGCTGACGAAGAACTCAGCCTTGCGGCGGGAATATGCGGGGCTACTCGTCGAAGGGGATCGACCAGCACAAGCCATTGACCTGCTCGCGCAGAATCCACATCCAGAGCTTGAAGAGCTACGGATGCTGGGAACGATCTACTCTTCTCTCGGCGAATTCCCGAATGCAGTGGCAGCCTATGAGCAAATTTTAGCGAGTCACGAGGGTGGCATTGAAACTCAAGTCGCCTTGGCTGAGAATGCGATGTGGGGGAAAGACTACCCCCTCGCGATTTCAACCTTCCAGGAAGTGCTCCGCCAAGACGCTACCAACCATCAAGCTCTAGAAAACATCGCCTTTGCGTTCCTGTGGAGCGGCGATGGAAAACGCGCTTTGGACGCCTGGGAGCAGCTGCTCGCCAAAGTCCCCCACCGCCTCGACTACCAACTCGCCTTCGCCCAATCGATGCAGCTGGTTGGCAGCGGCTTTACGGAGCAGCAGATCGACTTGGTGAAGTTTATCGCGGGAGAAGTTGTCGCAACCCCCAACAACGAGATGATGACGGAGACACTGGTCAATGTGCTTTCCCAACTTGGGCAACCACAGCTGCTCATGCCGCTGTTGACCAGTCTCGTCGAACGGCAACCGGACCGCATCAAATTGCGTCTGCAACTGGTCAACTTACTGAAGGCCTCTGGACAGTTCGAGTTGGCAGATCAGCATCTGGAGATGCTGGTGTCCGCTACCTCGGGCGTCGAAGCTGCCCCAGCTCTACGGTATGTCACGACTCCCGCGCCAGGTTTCGAGCGGGCTCAATAG
- a CDS encoding glycoside hydrolase family 5 protein: MRNRTKPYIPTVSPGLAVGLLLLVQGICPHAALAQTSSARWTASNPPTSALFQGVGVSLAGAEFGVEADGFSNLHPGRVGRDYVYPSAESVEGLAARGIRTFRLPIRWERLQPKLGKALDPQELKQLDQTLELIAKHQGKVIIDLHNYARYAWATGSRVQSLRIDQRWEGNRPVTSEDLANFWQFLARRYRNHPGLLAYGIMNEPHDMDDSSWQRISQKVVDGIRTVDLENWILVAGDEWSSAERFAEVNGDTAWIRDPAQRTAYEAHCYFDLDASGKYKFSYSYEQRLDPALKQRPANRIKPFADWCRKNQVVGFIGEFGVPNNDPRWNALLEDFLHELRHQNLASCYWAAGQWWGDYPLSVHPGAHPHDDPATLKTLIQFQ, translated from the coding sequence ATGCGCAATCGCACCAAGCCCTATATTCCCACTGTCTCCCCAGGCTTGGCAGTAGGTTTGCTACTGTTGGTCCAAGGGATATGTCCGCACGCTGCGTTGGCTCAAACCTCGAGTGCTCGTTGGACAGCCTCCAATCCACCGACCTCCGCGCTCTTTCAAGGCGTCGGTGTTTCCCTGGCTGGCGCCGAATTTGGTGTCGAGGCAGACGGTTTTAGCAATCTACATCCCGGCCGCGTTGGGCGAGACTATGTCTACCCCTCTGCGGAATCCGTTGAGGGCCTAGCTGCACGCGGAATACGGACGTTTCGGCTTCCCATTCGGTGGGAAAGGTTGCAGCCCAAGCTCGGCAAAGCCTTGGATCCTCAGGAGCTGAAGCAGCTCGATCAAACCTTGGAATTGATCGCCAAGCACCAGGGGAAGGTAATTATCGATTTGCACAACTACGCGCGCTACGCCTGGGCGACCGGGTCGCGTGTGCAGTCGTTGAGAATCGACCAACGCTGGGAGGGAAACCGCCCCGTCACCTCGGAGGATTTGGCCAATTTCTGGCAATTCTTGGCTCGGAGGTACCGCAACCATCCCGGTTTGTTGGCTTATGGAATCATGAATGAACCGCATGACATGGACGATTCCAGCTGGCAGCGGATTTCTCAAAAGGTCGTGGACGGCATTCGCACGGTGGATCTTGAGAATTGGATTTTGGTTGCTGGAGACGAATGGTCTTCCGCCGAACGCTTTGCTGAGGTGAATGGAGATACCGCCTGGATTCGTGACCCAGCCCAGCGAACCGCCTATGAAGCGCACTGTTATTTCGATTTGGATGCGAGTGGCAAATATAAATTCAGCTATAGCTACGAGCAACGACTCGACCCTGCACTCAAACAAAGACCGGCGAACCGGATCAAGCCGTTTGCAGATTGGTGCAGAAAGAACCAAGTGGTCGGATTCATCGGAGAATTTGGCGTGCCCAACAACGATCCTAGATGGAATGCCTTGTTGGAGGATTTCCTGCATGAACTGCGCCATCAGAATCTGGCCAGTTGCTATTGGGCGGCTGGGCAATGGTGGGGGGACTATCCGCTATCGGTACACCCTGGCGCTCACCCACACGATGATCCAGCCACCCTAAAAACGCTGATTCAGTTTCAGTAG
- a CDS encoding sulfatase family protein: MCSRSALVLKVMMISLFLGMYGSMAGQAAQRHPNLLIIQTDEHNFRTLGCYRNLLPPEQAFVWGKEAIVETPHIDSLAKRGALCTSYYATSPVCTPSRAALLTGRYPQNTGSPSNDLPLNDDIITVAERLRQVGYRTGFAGKWHLDGPGKPQWEPDRQFGFTDNRYMFNRGHWKTLELTEDGPRVASQNAAGQPDYGVRGADATTFTTDWLTDRALEFIRASRDQPFCYMLSIPDPHGPNRVRAPYDQMFQASAFSPPATFDQSKDQTPAYVGPPSKQFNADQMALYFGMVKCIDDNVGRLLAALETEGMLENTVVVFTSDHGDLCGEHHRDNKGNPYEASARVPFLIAAPGKIQPGTVLDAAMAGIDFTPTILRLLGTHAAEAELDGVEGRDLSPLFTASTTNNTPQPSDYVILRRAGVAPGWVAVVTDRYKLVLSPQDDPWLFDLEQDPDELTNFLDSPQHRDVRMRLAQAMAAYGPAHQDSHLRHPKMLSDLELLQR; the protein is encoded by the coding sequence ATGTGTTCTAGAAGTGCTCTTGTGCTGAAAGTCATGATGATCTCGCTGTTTCTGGGAATGTATGGAAGTATGGCTGGGCAAGCTGCGCAACGGCACCCCAACCTGTTGATTATTCAGACCGACGAGCACAACTTTCGCACCTTAGGATGTTATCGCAACCTATTGCCTCCCGAGCAGGCCTTTGTGTGGGGCAAAGAGGCCATTGTGGAGACCCCGCATATCGACTCTCTGGCCAAACGGGGCGCGCTGTGCACAAGTTACTATGCAACTTCGCCGGTTTGCACCCCCTCCCGAGCCGCCTTGCTCACCGGGCGTTATCCGCAAAACACCGGTTCCCCCTCCAACGATTTACCGCTGAACGATGACATCATCACCGTGGCTGAACGCTTGCGTCAGGTCGGTTATCGAACTGGGTTTGCAGGGAAATGGCACTTAGACGGCCCTGGCAAGCCTCAATGGGAGCCCGACCGGCAGTTTGGATTTACCGATAACCGTTACATGTTCAATCGCGGGCACTGGAAAACGCTCGAGTTGACCGAGGATGGACCGCGAGTCGCTTCTCAGAACGCGGCGGGGCAGCCGGACTATGGAGTTCGAGGGGCTGATGCGACAACCTTCACCACCGACTGGTTGACCGACCGCGCGCTAGAATTTATTCGGGCGAGTCGTGATCAACCATTTTGCTATATGTTGAGCATTCCGGATCCCCATGGTCCCAATCGGGTTCGCGCCCCCTACGACCAGATGTTCCAGGCGTCAGCATTTTCGCCTCCAGCGACCTTCGATCAATCCAAAGACCAAACACCCGCCTATGTAGGCCCACCATCCAAGCAATTCAATGCTGATCAAATGGCTCTCTATTTCGGGATGGTGAAATGCATTGATGACAACGTCGGCCGCCTGCTTGCTGCCTTAGAAACAGAGGGAATGCTAGAAAACACGGTGGTGGTCTTCACCAGTGACCATGGTGATCTCTGCGGTGAACACCACCGCGACAACAAGGGGAATCCCTACGAAGCATCGGCGCGCGTTCCGTTCCTCATTGCGGCCCCAGGGAAGATTCAGCCGGGGACGGTTTTGGATGCTGCCATGGCGGGGATCGATTTCACTCCAACCATTTTGCGTTTGCTGGGGACGCATGCAGCAGAGGCTGAGTTAGATGGCGTGGAAGGCCGCGACCTCTCCCCTCTCTTTACCGCCTCCACCACCAACAACACGCCCCAGCCGTCCGATTACGTCATCCTCCGTCGCGCTGGAGTCGCTCCCGGCTGGGTTGCAGTGGTTACCGACCGCTATAAGCTGGTGCTGTCCCCTCAAGATGACCCCTGGTTGTTTGATTTAGAGCAAGACCCCGATGAACTGACGAACTTCCTCGACTCCCCGCAGCATCGCGACGTTCGCATGCGGCTGGCGCAGGCCATGGCCGCCTATGGCCCTGCACATCAAGATTCCCATTTGCGCCATCCGAAAATGCTGTCGGACCTTGAGTTGCTCCAACGCTAG
- a CDS encoding prenyltransferase/squalene oxidase repeat-containing protein, giving the protein MLAPKVQLQRSGRAGVAGKHLVSEVRIQRQHEAAEKTAQLRRTPSWLFSFVFHLVLLLILAVIPIADLTRGPLTLFFGQPSSSGDGEFELLGIESSLETELENTESQNLESLSNTSPLQQVNLPKMLDLPAVEPLLSPSTSVSIPIGIQDGLTGRTGALKQALLDRFGGSAETEQAVEMGLAWLVQQQNSNGSWSLVGPYSRGGANENITAATAMAVNAFLGAGHTPIAGKYQQEVKLAINFLVQRQDKDGFFADREPSRQQMYAQAIASISIIEAYGMTGDSKLKMAALKAVKYAEWSKSDLHGWRYEPREDADLSVTGWYVMALETARMAGLGVDEKQLAKTSKFLDQVSSKELSQYAYTDFQPPSLSMTAEGLLCRIFLGWPQSHPALIAGIQDVLLPAAPSLDSQEQSVYFWYYATQVMHHFGGPAWDKWNTAMKKVLPALQEKEGDERGSWSSQRDSYGAAGGRLYTTCLNLYCLEVYYRHLAIYHTD; this is encoded by the coding sequence GTGCTAGCCCCGAAAGTGCAGCTCCAGCGCTCCGGCCGTGCGGGAGTTGCGGGGAAGCATCTGGTTTCTGAAGTTCGCATTCAGCGGCAGCATGAAGCAGCGGAGAAAACGGCACAGCTTCGTCGCACTCCTTCCTGGCTATTCAGTTTTGTATTTCATTTGGTCTTGCTCCTGATTCTTGCCGTCATTCCGATTGCCGATCTTACGCGCGGCCCGCTGACCCTGTTTTTTGGGCAACCCTCTTCCTCGGGTGATGGAGAATTCGAATTGCTGGGGATCGAATCCTCCCTGGAAACCGAGTTGGAGAACACGGAGTCACAAAATCTAGAATCGCTGTCTAACACCAGTCCGTTGCAGCAAGTCAATTTGCCCAAGATGCTCGACTTGCCTGCGGTCGAACCCCTACTGTCGCCGTCGACTTCCGTTAGTATTCCAATTGGGATTCAAGACGGGTTGACCGGACGAACTGGAGCACTGAAGCAAGCTTTACTGGATCGTTTCGGAGGCAGCGCTGAAACCGAGCAGGCGGTTGAAATGGGCTTGGCTTGGTTGGTTCAGCAGCAAAATAGCAATGGTTCGTGGAGCTTGGTTGGACCGTATAGCAGAGGTGGTGCTAATGAGAATATCACCGCAGCGACCGCCATGGCCGTCAATGCCTTCCTGGGAGCAGGGCATACGCCGATTGCAGGCAAGTACCAACAGGAGGTAAAGCTGGCCATTAACTTCCTAGTGCAACGCCAGGATAAAGATGGGTTTTTTGCCGATCGCGAACCGTCGCGGCAGCAAATGTACGCGCAGGCCATCGCTTCGATCAGTATTATCGAAGCGTACGGAATGACGGGCGATTCCAAGCTTAAAATGGCAGCGCTCAAAGCGGTCAAGTACGCAGAGTGGTCCAAAAGCGACCTACACGGTTGGCGTTACGAGCCGCGCGAAGATGCCGATTTGTCCGTCACGGGCTGGTATGTCATGGCCCTGGAAACCGCCCGTATGGCAGGCTTGGGAGTCGATGAAAAACAGCTCGCCAAAACCTCAAAATTCCTCGACCAAGTCTCCTCCAAAGAACTATCGCAATACGCGTACACCGATTTTCAACCACCCAGTTTGAGCATGACGGCTGAAGGATTGCTGTGCCGTATTTTCCTTGGCTGGCCTCAATCCCATCCCGCTTTGATTGCCGGAATCCAGGATGTGTTGCTACCAGCGGCTCCAAGCCTGGATTCGCAGGAGCAGAGCGTCTACTTCTGGTATTACGCAACGCAAGTCATGCACCATTTTGGCGGACCGGCCTGGGACAAATGGAATACGGCGATGAAGAAAGTCTTGCCGGCGTTGCAGGAAAAGGAAGGGGACGAGCGAGGGAGTTGGAGTTCGCAGCGCGATAGCTACGGTGCAGCCGGTGGCCGGCTCTACACCACTTGCTTAAACCTCTATTGTCTGGAGGTCTACTACCGGCACTTGGCCATCTACCACACCGACTAG